In a genomic window of Punica granatum isolate Tunisia-2019 chromosome 6, ASM765513v2, whole genome shotgun sequence:
- the LOC116211586 gene encoding lysosomal Pro-X carboxypeptidase-like, with protein MSSTYGLFCPLLLSLLLFSSSASALTSHLNRIPRLRIARDSFLQDSGSAVSESVLNESQTFFFDQTLDHFNYRPESYVTFKHKYVINFKYWGGANSSAPIFAFLGGEEPLAQDIPVVGFLTDNAPRFKALILYIEHRFYGESIPFGLSLEEALNNSNIRGHFNSAQTLVDYAEVIIHVKRMLNAQKSPVIVMGGSYGGMLAAWFRLKYPHIALGAFASSAPILLPVNFTPHYGYYTIVSKGFRETSETCYETIKRSWSEIDRVASKQHGLQYLSETFNTCEPLSNASELKDYLISMYAAAAQYNDPFTTPVAKLCDAVNSNGSSSILNKIFAGVVASKRNSTNSSCYDITPPRNASQTTLGWPWQTCSDLIITLARNNKTMFQPDKDTLHSYIEYCKSSYGVAPRPNWISTYYGGQDIKLILQRFGSNIIFSNGLKDPYSNGGVLANISDTIVTIYTVKGSHCLDITAASKKDPDWLVKQREAEVETMERWIHVYHDDLKKLRDS; from the exons ATGTCTTCCACCTATGGCCTCTTCTGCCCTCTGCTGCTTTCACTACTTCTCTTCTCCTCATCCGCATCCGCTTTAACATCTCATCTTAATCGGATTCCGAGGTTAAGGATTGCCAGGGACAGTTTCCTGCAGGACTCCGGAAGTGCAGTGTCGGAATCGGTTCTTAATGAGTCCCAGACTTTCTTCTTCGACCAGACGCTCGACCACTTCAACTACAGGCCAGAGAGCTACGTGACTTTCAAGCACAAGTACGTCATAAATTTCAAGTACTGGGGCGGTGCGAATTCGAGCGCGCCCATCTTCGCCTTTCTCGGTGGGGAGGAACCGCTGGCCCAGGACATACCCGTTGTCGGATTTCTTACTGATAATGCGCCTCGGTTCAAGGCTCTTATACTTTACATAGAG CATCGATTCTACGGGGAATCAATTCCATTTGGATTGAGTCTGGAAGAAGCACTGAATAATTCCAATATTCGTGGCCATTTTAACTCGGCACAAACTTTAGTCGACTATGCAGAGGTCATCATCCATGTGAAGAGGATGTTGAACGCGCAAAAATCTCCCGTCATTGTCATGGGAGGATCGTATGGTGGAA TGCTAGCTGCATGGTTCCGACTAAAGTACCCGCACATCGCTCTCGGGGCCTTCGCTTCGTCGGCTCCGATCCTTCTTCCTGTCAACTTCACCCCGCATTACGGTTATTATACCATCGTCAGCAAGGGCTTTCGG GAAACTAGCGAGACATGCTACGAAACAATAAAAAGATCATGGTCAGAAATCGACCGGGTTGCCTCCAAGCAGCACGGACTCCAGTATCTGAGTGAGACATTCAACACCTGCGA GCCACTGAGTAATGCTTCTGAGCTTAAGGACTACCTCATCTCTATGTACGCCGCGGCTGCTCAATACAACGATCCCTTCACAACACCAGTGGCTAAACTCTGTGATGCTGTCAATAGTAATGGAAGTTCAAGCATTCTTAACAAAATATTCGCGGGAGTCGTTGCTTCCAAAAGAAATTCCACGAATTCCTCGTGCTACGACATTACTCCCCCAAGAAATGCTTCACAAACTACCTTGGGTTGGCCATGGCAG ACTTGTAGTGATCTTATAATAACACTGGCCCGCAACAACAAGACTATGTTTCAGCCCGACAAGGACACCCTCCATAGCTACATAGAATATTGCAAGAGCTCATATGGTGTTGCGCCTCGGCCCAATTGGATCTCCACATATTATGGCGGTCAG GACATAAAGCTGATTCTCCAAAGATTTGGGAGCAACATCATATTCTCCAATGGGCTCAAAGATCCTTATAGCAATGGCgg GGTCTTAGCAAACATTTCGGACACTATTGTTACTATATATACAGTCAAAG GTTCACATTGTTTGGACATAACCGCAGCGTCGAAGAAGGATCCTGATTGGTTGGTAAAGCAACGGGAGGCAGAGGTTGAGACCATGGAAAGATGGATCCATGTATATCATGATGACCTTAAGAAATTACGAGATAGCTAG
- the LOC116211587 gene encoding lysosomal Pro-X carboxypeptidase-like, whose translation MSSTYGLFGPLLLSLLLFSSSTSASHLNRIPSLRIAPDSFLQDSGNAVTESILNETQTFFFDQTLDHFNYMPESYATFKHKYVINFKYWGGANSSAPIFAFLGGEEPVAQDIPAVGFLTDNAPRFKALILYIEHRFYGESIPFGLSLEEALNNSNTRGHFNSAQTLADYAEVIIHVKRMLNAQKSPVIVMGGSYGGMLAAWFRLKYPHIALGAFASSAPILLPVNFTPHYGYYTIVSKGFRETSETCYETIKRSWSAIDRVASKQHGLQYLTETFNTCEPLSNASELKDYLISMYATAAQYNDPFTTPVAKLCDAVNSNGSSSILNKIFAGVVATMGNSTNSSCYDITPPRNASQTTLGWSWQNCSDIIMPLARNNKTMFQPDSDTLHNYIEYCKRSYGIAPRPHWISTYYGGQDIKLTLQRFGSNIIFSNGLKDPFSNGGVLANISDTIVAVYTAKGSHCLDLIAASAKDPDWLVKQRETEVEIMGRWIHVYYNDLKELQDS comes from the exons ATGTCTTCGACCTACGGCCTCTTCGGCCCTCTGCTGCTTTCACTGCTACTTTTTTCCTCATCCACTTCGGCATCTCATCTTAATCGGATTCCGAGTCTAAGGATTGCCCCGGACAGTTTCCTGCAGGACTCCGGAAATGCAGTGACGGAATCGATTCTTAATGAGACCCAGACTTTCTTCTTCGACCAGACGCTCGACCACTTCAACTACATGCCTGAGAGCTACGCGACTTTCAAGCACAAGTACGTCATAAATTTCAAGTACTGGGGCGGTGCGAATTCGAGCGCGCCCATCTTCGCTTTTCTCGGCGGCGAGGAACCGGTGGCCCAAGACATACCCGCTGTCGGATTTCTTACTGATAATGCGCCTCGGTTCAAGGCTCTTATACTTTACATAGAG CATCGATTCTACGGGGAATCAATTCCATTTGGATTGAGTCTGGAAGAAGCACTGAATAATTCCAATACTCGTGGCCATTTTAACTCGGCGCAAACTTTAGCCGACTATGCAGAGGTCATCATCCACGTGAAGAGGATGTTGAACGCGCAAAAATCTCCCGTGATTGTCATGGGAGGGTCGTATGGTGGAA TGCTAGCTGCATGGTTCCGACTAAAGTACCCGCACATCGCTCTCGGGGCCTTCGCTTCGTCGGCTCCGATCCTTCTTCCTGTCAACTTCACCCCGCATTATGGTTATTATACCATCGTCAGCAAGGGCTTTCGG GAAACTAGCGAGACATGCTACGAAACAATAAAAAGATCATGGTCAGCAATCGACCGAGTTGCCTCCAAGCAGCACGGACTCCAGTATCTGACCGAGACATTCAACACCTGCGA GCCATTGAGTAATGCTTCTGAGCTTAAGGACTACCTGATCTCTATGTACGCCACAGCTGCTCAATACAACGACCCCTTCACAACACCAGTGGCCAAACTCTGTGATGCTGTGAATAGCAATGGAAGTTCAAGCATTCTTAACAAAATATTCGCAGGGGTGGTTGCTACTATGGGAAATTCCACGAATTCCTCGTGCTACGACATTACTCCCCCAAGAAATGCTTCACAAACTACCTTGGGTTGGTCATGGCAG AATTGTAGTGATATCATAATGCCCCTGGCCCGCAACAACAAGACTATGTTTCAGCCCGACAGTGACACCCTGCATAACTACATAGAGTACTGCAAGCGCTCATACGGCATTGCTCCTCGACCCCACTGGATCTCTACGTATTACGGTGGTCAG gACATAAAGTTGACTCTCCAAAGATTCGGGAGCAACATCATATTCTCCAACGGGCTCAAAGATCCTTTTAGCAATGGCGG GGTCTTAGCAAACATTTCGGATACCATTGTTGCCGTTTATACAGCCAAAG GTTCACATTGTTTGGATTTAATTGCAGCATCGGCGAAAGATCCCGATTGGTTGGTAAAGCAACGGGAGACAGAGGTCGAGATCATGGGAAGATGGATCCATGTATATTATAATGATCTTAAGGAATTACAAGATAGCTAA